TCGCTACCGCGGTGCAAAGCAGGAGGGCCGAAACGGCCGTTGCAATTTTTGTTTTCATCTTGATGTCCCTTCTCGTTTTGCGGGCCTTAGCCACAAGCCAGGCGGTTGCCGATGTAGCCACCGCCGCCCAAACCGACTGCTGCACCGATGAGCCGGCCGGTACCGCCACCAATCGTGCTACCTATCAATCCACCGACGATCGCACCGCCTACGGTGCCGGCCATGCAGCCGAATTCCGCATTGTGGGCTCGAACGGACGGGTCCGACGACGACGACTGGCAGGCCGTCAAGGCGAAGCTGCCTACCAAAATGAGTGCCACTGCTGCTCGTTTCTTCATTGGTTTCTCCAGTTCTGTCGTTTCGTAAAATTGCGCGATATGCAAAATTGTCTTGGTTGGACCTCCCTGTGATAATTGTCGGCTTAAATCAGAGAATGACGGCATCAGTCCGGATCGGGCAGAGATCCGTCATTGCGACATCGCGCCAGGGGAAGGATGTCGCCCGCGATCACTCTGGTAATCCTTTGCTGCCTGGCGCTGGTCACGACGGTCATGCAAGCACATCCGTAACCGTAACCCGCACCAGGCACATTGGTCTCCACGAATTGCCGATCGTCAAAGGCGGGGAGATTGTCGATACCTTTGGGATCCGGACGTCCTTGCGTCTGAATCCACCACTCGCCGTCCCCGTCTGTCAGGATGAGGTTGCCGGGTGTCGGGCTGGAATACCAGCCACACCGGCGTTCGGCGGAATAGACTGCTGCAGGTAGAATCATGGCCAGGCAGAAACAGATGCCGAATAGCGGGCGCATGGAAATCTCCTCTCAACCAGGTCCCCGGAGCGGCAAGCCTATGGCTTCAGCTTTGTGTCCGGATGCTTCTCCTCGATCAGGTAGCAGTGGAGCGTAACGGGTGCTTTCATGACATCAGCAAGGGCACCGTCGATAAAATCGCAAGCGAGCAGATTGTCGGGATTGCTCTTGCGCGCCGACGCGACGTTGACGTTGACCTTGGCAGGGCCGGCGAGCCAATCGAGACGCTTCGTGTCAACCTTCGCGCCACTGACATGCGCGTGGCCACCGGTGCCCGGTATTTGCACCTCTTCGTCCTGCTGCACGAGACTGATCTGGCCGATCTCGTTGGCATGCTTCTCGGCACTCTTCTTCGGATCACCGTAATAGTCGGCGAAGACAACGATCCCCTCCTTTTCGGCCGCGAGCCTGGCAGCCGCTTTCGGGGAGAGCGTAACGTTAACATCGAAACCCATGTCACCCTGGGCGGTTGCCGGAGTCGCAGCTTGAGCGGGCGTAGAGGGAGCGGCGGTTGAAACGGCAGCGGCGGGGACGGGGCAACGCATGTCCCCTTCCTCGCATTTCAGATAGGCCTCGAAGTTTTTGATACGCGATTGTGTCAGCCCGTCCGTGCACTGCGCAGTGAGCATTGGCATCATGCTTCCGCCGGCCGCTTGGGCGGTCTGGAAATTGCACTCGGCGTCGCGAAATTTGACCCAATCTCGCTGTGCCTGAACAAGAAGCTTCTTGGTGTCCGCGTCGTCGTTCAGGCGGGTTTCGATCTGCTGGTAAAGCTCATTGAGCTTCTTGTCGGATTTCTTGAAAGAAGAACCGGCGCACTCGTTCATGGCGGCCTGAGTCTTGGCGGCGTCGGAGCACTTGTCTTGCGCAGAAGCGAAAGTCGGCATAGCCAGAACCATGGCGGCAGCCAGTGTCACGGTTTTCATCGGTTGTCCTCCGTTTAGAATCCATCTGTTGACGGACCAGGGTCCCCACGCCAATGTTGTCCGTCGGCGGCACAGTCGGCCCCTATTTGGAATCGTGTCAGAATGACAGATTCCTTTCGTCCAGCTGGTTTACGGGAAGGGAGTCACCTCGCCGCTCAGGCAGTATGGTTATTTTGTGGCAACAACGCAACAATCAATTGCTTTACAATGACTGAAACAGGGAACAGCTGTACCGAAAATATATTGTTTAGACCGGTGGATGGAGCTATTTATATTTCAAATATTGAATTAAATTCGATGTATGTACCATAGCTTGCTTCTTGCAATTCTCTGCTATGGAGCGCCTTAGAACTGTGGGGCGTCATACTGCAATCTCGCGGTGATCTTCTCGCTCGGCCCAAAGTGCGCTTGTTCACGCTTTATTGCCACCCGATACACTTTGTTTTTCGAAAGTATGGTTTTCGCAAGAACAAACAGATGTGCCTTGGTAGAATTCCATGCATCGTCCGGGGCGAGTAAGACGTTGCGAGTTTAGTTTCCGGCCACTTGAGGGAGTTTTACAATGTCCACCATCCGAAATCTCGTATTCGCCGGCATGCTTGCGGCGGCATCATTTGCCGTTGCACCAGCCTATGCGCTCACTGCCAAGGAATGCAGCGTCAAGTATCAGGCGGCAAAGGAGGCAGGGACGCTTGGTGGTCTGAAATGGAATGATTTCCGCAAAGCCGAATGTGCTTCTGATGCCGCGCCGGCAACGGAGACGAAGAAGGCGGCGAGCAAGACAAAAGCCGATACCACAACAACACCCACAGCCGCCGGCGGCACCGATGGAAGTGGTGGTTTGACGATGAAGGAATGCAGCGCAAAATATCAGGCTGCAAAGAGTGCCGGTACATTGGGTGGACTGAAGTGGAATGATTTCCGCAAAGCCCAATGTAGCGCGGACTCTACTGCTGAAGCTCCGGCAAGCCCAACCAAAACCAGCAAAACCGCGACCAACAGCGCCAGTGATGATGGCGGTCTGACGATGAAGGAATGCAGCGCCAAATATCAGACTGCCAAGAGCGCCGGAACACTCGGGGGTCTAAAGTGGAACGACTTCCGCAAAGCACAGTGCAGCACCGGTGCATCTGCTACAGCCAATCAGCAACCGGCTCAACCGACAACGACTGCGACCGCCGCATCGGATGACAGCAATGGCGCTGGTCTGTCGATGAAAGAATGCAGCGTCAAATATCAAGCGGCCAAGACGGCGGGCACGCTCGGCGGCTTGAAGTGGAATGATTTCCGTAAAGCGCAATGCAGTGCCGATGCCTCTACAACCAATGATGACGAGACTGCTCCGAGTGCCGATACCGCCACATACAAGGGCGAGCCGGCAGCACCGACGGCAGCCGCTCCGCGCGGCGTGGGTTTCCCGAGCGCCATCGCGACCAAGTTTTCCAGTGAAAGCCCAGGCAAGGCCCGCATGCACACGTGCCTGGAACAATACTATGCCAACAAACAGAACAACTCTCTTGGAGGGCTGAAGTGGATTCAAAAGGGCGGCGGCTACTACAGCCTGTGCAATTCGCGGCTCAAGAGCTAGCTACAATGGCAGCAAGCGGGCTGTAGTGGTCCGTTTGCTGCTGCGGAGAATCTAGCGCCGTCAGTCGGAGATTGCGGAGCATC
This window of the Phyllobacterium zundukense genome carries:
- a CDS encoding DUF4087 domain-containing protein; the protein is MRPLFGICFCLAMILPAAVYSAERRCGWYSSPTPGNLILTDGDGEWWIQTQGRPDPKGIDNLPAFDDRQFVETNVPGAGYGYGCACMTVVTSARQQRITRVIAGDILPLARCRNDGSLPDPD
- a CDS encoding lysozyme inhibitor LprI family protein; protein product: MKTVTLAAAMVLAMPTFASAQDKCSDAAKTQAAMNECAGSSFKKSDKKLNELYQQIETRLNDDADTKKLLVQAQRDWVKFRDAECNFQTAQAAGGSMMPMLTAQCTDGLTQSRIKNFEAYLKCEEGDMRCPVPAAAVSTAAPSTPAQAATPATAQGDMGFDVNVTLSPKAAARLAAEKEGIVVFADYYGDPKKSAEKHANEIGQISLVQQDEEVQIPGTGGHAHVSGAKVDTKRLDWLAGPAKVNVNVASARKSNPDNLLACDFIDGALADVMKAPVTLHCYLIEEKHPDTKLKP
- a CDS encoding glycine zipper domain-containing protein, with the translated sequence MKKRAAVALILVGSFALTACQSSSSDPSVRAHNAEFGCMAGTVGGAIVGGLIGSTIGGGTGRLIGAAVGLGGGGYIGNRLACG